The Geitlerinema sp. PCC 9228 genome has a segment encoding these proteins:
- a CDS encoding phosphoglucomutase/phosphomannomutase family protein: MTQKTIRFGTDGWRGIIADDFTYERVAVVAATAARVLESNYSSQATNRKVIVGYDRRFMAETFAQKAATAITEAGYDVLLADTYAPTPAFSWAAYEQKALGAMVLTASHNPGKYLGLKVKGNFGGSVSGEITQQIENQLSQPPQTAAQTGSLGHFSPWEGYCRAIQSQIDLSAIRRALQQGEITVFADVMHGAATGGLAKILDLPINEINSSRDPLFDGGAPEPLPRYLSQLSRHIRRYHRQDPQQKLVGFVFDGDSDRIAAVDREGTFLSSQILIPILIEHLTQRQGKSGEVVKTFSGSDLIYKVASAYHLPICETPIGYKYIAERMNQTQVLLGGEESGGIGYGSHIPERDALLSALYLLEAMVQSGQDLQQLYRELQTKTQFVSSYDRIDLPLASMEVREKLLQKLQTQPPSEIAGKVVLDCTQTDGYKFRLADYSWLLVRFSGTEPVLRLYCEASDIQQVRQTLEWAKNWASEANR; the protein is encoded by the coding sequence ATGACTCAAAAAACAATTCGCTTTGGCACCGATGGTTGGCGAGGCATTATTGCCGACGACTTTACCTACGAGCGGGTTGCCGTGGTCGCTGCCACGGCGGCTCGGGTTTTGGAAAGCAACTACAGTTCCCAAGCCACCAACCGCAAGGTCATCGTCGGATACGACCGCCGTTTCATGGCAGAAACCTTTGCCCAGAAAGCGGCCACAGCAATCACCGAAGCCGGTTACGACGTTTTGCTGGCGGATACCTATGCCCCCACCCCAGCCTTTAGCTGGGCAGCCTACGAACAAAAAGCCCTCGGTGCCATGGTTTTAACCGCCAGCCACAACCCAGGGAAATATTTGGGATTGAAAGTCAAAGGCAACTTTGGCGGTTCCGTTTCCGGGGAAATCACCCAACAAATCGAAAACCAACTCAGCCAACCTCCCCAAACAGCAGCCCAAACCGGCAGCCTGGGTCATTTTTCCCCTTGGGAAGGATACTGCCGTGCCATTCAGTCGCAAATCGACCTGAGCGCCATTCGCCGCGCCTTGCAGCAGGGAGAAATCACCGTATTTGCTGATGTCATGCATGGGGCAGCCACCGGTGGTTTGGCGAAAATTTTGGATCTGCCCATCAACGAAATCAATAGCAGCCGCGATCCTTTGTTCGACGGTGGTGCTCCGGAACCGTTGCCCCGCTACCTATCGCAGCTCAGCCGCCACATTCGCCGCTACCACCGCCAGGATCCGCAGCAAAAATTGGTGGGATTTGTATTTGATGGCGATAGCGATCGCATTGCCGCTGTTGACCGGGAAGGAACCTTCCTCAGCTCCCAAATCTTAATTCCCATTTTGATCGAACACCTCACCCAACGCCAGGGCAAAAGCGGTGAAGTGGTGAAAACCTTTAGCGGTTCCGACCTCATTTACAAAGTGGCTTCCGCCTACCACCTACCCATTTGCGAAACCCCCATCGGCTACAAATACATTGCCGAAAGAATGAACCAAACCCAAGTCTTGCTGGGAGGGGAAGAATCCGGCGGCATTGGCTACGGCAGCCACATTCCCGAACGGGATGCCTTGCTGTCGGCGTTATATCTGTTGGAAGCGATGGTGCAATCGGGGCAAGACCTGCAGCAGCTATATCGGGAATTGCAAACGAAAACCCAGTTCGTTTCCAGCTACGACCGCATCGACTTACCCCTTGCCAGCATGGAAGTGCGGGAAAAACTCCTGCAAAAGTTGCAAACCCAGCCACCCAGCGAAATTGCTGGCAAAGTTGTTTTGGATTGCACCCAAACCGATGGTTATAAATTCCGACTGGCAGATTACAGTTGGCTGCTGGTACGCTTTAGTGGCACCGAACCCGTGCTACGGTTGTATTGCGAAGCATCGGATATCCAACAGGTGCGTCAGACCCTGGAATGGGCAAAAAATTGGGCTAGCGAAGCCAATCGCTAG
- the rdgB gene encoding RdgB/HAM1 family non-canonical purine NTP pyrophosphatase, which produces MVERKSIPSLVVATGNPGKLREMQSYFPADGGWRLALKPAEIEVEETGETFVENACLKASQVAQATEKWAIADDSGLMVDALGGAPGIYSARYGKSDEERIQRLLRELGDTSQRQAKFVCALAVAQPNGEIAISVEGVCPGEILQSPRGTEGFGYDPIFYFNEAGMTFAEMPPDMKKRLSHRSQAFAKLLPQLSQLFEHR; this is translated from the coding sequence ATGGTCGAGCGAAAATCAATACCATCATTGGTGGTTGCTACGGGAAATCCGGGGAAATTGCGGGAAATGCAGTCTTATTTCCCTGCCGATGGAGGCTGGCGTTTGGCGTTAAAGCCTGCGGAAATTGAAGTGGAAGAAACCGGCGAAACCTTTGTGGAAAATGCTTGTTTGAAAGCTTCGCAAGTTGCTCAGGCTACCGAAAAATGGGCGATCGCGGATGATTCTGGCTTGATGGTGGATGCCTTGGGAGGTGCCCCGGGCATTTATTCGGCACGCTACGGCAAAAGTGACGAAGAGCGCATTCAGCGGTTATTGCGGGAGTTGGGAGATACCAGCCAGCGGCAGGCGAAGTTTGTTTGTGCCTTGGCGGTGGCGCAACCCAACGGAGAAATCGCCATCTCCGTGGAAGGCGTTTGCCCGGGAGAAATTCTGCAATCTCCCAGGGGAACTGAGGGATTTGGCTACGACCCCATTTTTTACTTCAATGAAGCGGGGATGACCTTTGCCGAAATGCCGCCGGATATGAAAAAACGCCTGAGCCATCGCTCTCAGGCGTTTGCTAAGTTACTGCCCCAGCTTTCGCAGCTGTTCGAACATCGGTAA
- a CDS encoding P-II family nitrogen regulator: protein MKKVEAIIRPFKLDEIKIALVNAGIVGMTVSEVRGFGRQKGQTERYRGSEYTVEFLQKLKLELVVEDDQVDMVVDKIISAARTGEIGDGKIFVSSVGQVVRIRTGEKNLEAL, encoded by the coding sequence TTGAAAAAAGTAGAAGCGATTATTCGACCGTTTAAACTGGACGAAATCAAAATCGCCTTGGTAAACGCGGGCATCGTCGGGATGACCGTTTCCGAAGTACGAGGTTTTGGACGCCAAAAAGGTCAAACCGAACGCTATCGCGGCTCCGAGTATACCGTTGAGTTTCTTCAGAAGCTCAAATTGGAGCTGGTTGTGGAAGACGACCAAGTGGATATGGTGGTTGATAAAATTATCTCTGCCGCTCGTACTGGTGAAATCGGCGACGGCAAAATCTTTGTCTCCTCTGTGGGGCAGGTTGTCCGCATCCGTACCGGCGAAAAAAACTTAGAAGCTCTCTAG